In Lewinellaceae bacterium, a single window of DNA contains:
- a CDS encoding ABC transporter ATP-binding protein has protein sequence MSSKPSIWNNPYLSLLRTAWKYARGQRRRYLLIYGMFLLSNIVVALFPILWGVFINEIQTQGMNILRSAWIYAGLYLLLRFLDWVFHGPARILERNLAFDLSRNFLQELYHKALHLPVKWHQDHHSGATINRIRKAYEALKDFFDTGFMYLKTFLSFAFSFGAMIYFSPLFGCIAAVMGTVVIYLLLKFDKPFIAASREVNEKEHVVSSTLFDSLSNIITVITLRLEKRMEKGLFGRVMEILPPFQRKVIVNEWKWFTMEMCVAIIYGVILIGYVYQNWVPGETFLIGSLVTLMAYVERFTGVFHGMAWQYTQIVRYDTDVKTAQNIIDAYNQHHLTDTDKALPEDWRRLEVNRLSFVHNEGEEWVEKPQGLYDVNIYLQRGKRIALIGESGSGKSTLMAILRGLYPPGPGLQLSTDGRPVPDIGYIAGQVTLFPQEPEIFENTIEYNITLGLPFSPEEVEKVCRVAHFDGVAAQLPQGLQSSIKEKGVNLSGGQKQRLALARGILAARDSDIVLMDEPTSSVDPKTEVEIYQRLFEEFKDKAMVSSLHRLHLLNQFDYVYVLENGRVVDEGTFEYLRANSLVFQELWKHQEESVVG, from the coding sequence ATGAGCTCGAAACCGTCCATCTGGAACAATCCCTACCTGTCTCTTCTCCGCACGGCCTGGAAATATGCCCGGGGGCAACGGCGCCGGTATTTGCTGATCTACGGCATGTTCCTGCTCAGCAACATCGTCGTGGCTTTGTTTCCCATTCTCTGGGGCGTTTTCATCAACGAGATTCAGACGCAGGGCATGAACATCCTGCGTTCGGCCTGGATTTACGCCGGGTTGTACTTGTTATTGCGTTTTCTGGACTGGGTGTTCCACGGCCCGGCGCGAATCCTGGAGCGCAACCTGGCGTTCGACCTGAGCCGCAACTTTTTGCAGGAGCTCTACCACAAAGCCCTGCATTTGCCGGTCAAGTGGCACCAGGACCACCACAGCGGGGCGACGATCAACCGCATCCGGAAGGCTTATGAAGCCCTCAAGGATTTCTTCGATACCGGTTTCATGTACCTGAAGACCTTCCTCAGTTTTGCCTTTTCCTTCGGCGCCATGATCTATTTTTCGCCCTTGTTTGGCTGCATCGCGGCGGTGATGGGCACTGTCGTTATTTACCTGCTGCTAAAATTCGACAAGCCCTTCATTGCTGCTTCGCGGGAGGTCAACGAGAAAGAACACGTCGTTTCTTCCACGCTGTTCGACAGCCTTTCCAATATCATTACGGTGATCACCCTTCGGCTGGAAAAGCGCATGGAGAAGGGCCTGTTTGGCCGTGTGATGGAGATTCTGCCTCCATTTCAGCGCAAGGTCATCGTCAACGAATGGAAATGGTTCACCATGGAAATGTGCGTGGCCATCATCTACGGCGTGATCCTGATCGGATATGTTTACCAGAACTGGGTTCCGGGCGAGACTTTCCTGATCGGCAGCCTGGTGACGCTGATGGCTTATGTGGAGCGGTTCACAGGCGTCTTTCACGGCATGGCCTGGCAATACACGCAGATTGTGCGCTACGATACGGATGTAAAGACGGCCCAGAATATCATCGACGCTTACAACCAGCACCACTTGACGGATACGGACAAGGCGCTGCCGGAGGATTGGCGGCGGCTGGAGGTCAACCGGCTCAGTTTCGTGCACAACGAAGGCGAGGAATGGGTGGAGAAACCCCAGGGCCTGTACGATGTCAACATCTACCTGCAGCGCGGCAAGCGCATCGCGCTGATCGGGGAAAGCGGCAGCGGAAAGAGTACCCTTATGGCCATCCTGCGCGGCCTCTATCCGCCCGGGCCAGGCCTGCAACTATCGACGGACGGGCGCCCGGTGCCGGATATCGGCTACATCGCCGGCCAGGTGACGCTTTTTCCGCAGGAGCCGGAGATTTTTGAAAACACGATCGAGTACAACATCACCCTGGGCCTGCCCTTCAGCCCGGAAGAGGTGGAGAAGGTATGCCGGGTAGCTCACTTCGACGGCGTGGCCGCACAATTGCCGCAGGGCCTGCAATCCAGCATCAAGGAAAAAGGCGTCAACCTCTCCGGAGGGCAGAAGCAGCGGCTGGCCCTGGCGCGGGGTATCCTCGCCGCCCGCGACAGCGACATCGTCCTGATGGATGAGCCGACCAGCAGCGTAGACCCTAAAACGGAGGTGGAAATCTACCAGCGCCTGTTCGAAGAGTTCAAGGATAAGGCCATGGTTTCCTCCCTGCACCGCCTGCATCTGCTCAACCAGTTTGACTACGTTTACGTCCTGGAAAACGGCCGGGTAGTGGACGAAGGCACCTTTGAGTATCTGCGCGCCAATAGCCTGGTTTTCCAGGAGTTGTGGAAACATCAGGAGGAGAGTGTAGTGGGGTGA
- a CDS encoding S9 family peptidase: MHKSDKQALPGDPSLPSSKEVLEGLMELGKGNSKYTVEDFFRTPEKVAFQLSPGGDYLAYLGPYERRQNIFVQKVGENNAVRITHETERDIGGYFWSSDQRLVYVKDSGGDENFQLFAVDRDGSNGRDLTPFEGVKIQIIDDLEDNEDELIIGMNKNNPMLFEPYRINIRTGEYTQIAENNDPAEPITGWMTDHDGKLRIAIKTIAGVDHSLLYRDSEEDNFRTVITTNFKESMEPIFFEFDNSSVVYAVTNIGRDRSEIVKFDMAAGKETGEVLFSHPEVDAGSLAHSRKRKVVTGAIYTTWKREIKFFDEERRKLQEYLEKELPGYEVVLTSSNKNEDKFMVRTYSDRSLGAYYYYDQPAGKLEKIIEVSPWLDEQDMASMKPVQYTSRDGLAIHGYLTLPGGKASAGLPVVVNPHGGPWVRDSWGYNPEVQLLASHGYAVLQVNYRGSTGYGRDFWQKGFKQWGRAMQDDITDGVNWLVREGIADPKRIAIYGASYGGYATLAGIAFTPELYACGVDYVGVSNLFTFMNTIPPYWKPYLEMLYEMVGHPEEDKELLEASSPVFHIGRIQAPLFVVQGANDPRVNIDESDQIVRSLRSRGIDVPYMVKYNEGHGFSNEENRFEFYKAMLGFLEKHMK; the protein is encoded by the coding sequence ATGCATAAAAGCGATAAACAGGCTTTGCCCGGCGATCCCAGCCTTCCCAGTTCGAAAGAGGTTTTAGAAGGCCTTATGGAACTGGGAAAAGGGAATTCGAAATATACCGTAGAAGACTTTTTCCGCACTCCGGAAAAGGTGGCCTTTCAGCTGTCGCCGGGCGGCGATTACCTGGCCTACCTGGGGCCTTACGAACGGCGGCAAAACATATTCGTGCAAAAGGTTGGCGAAAACAACGCCGTGCGCATTACCCACGAAACAGAGCGGGACATTGGCGGTTATTTCTGGTCGAGCGACCAGCGCCTGGTTTATGTGAAAGACAGCGGAGGGGATGAGAATTTCCAGCTTTTCGCCGTTGACCGCGATGGCTCCAACGGCAGGGATCTCACCCCGTTTGAAGGCGTGAAAATACAAATCATCGACGACCTGGAAGACAATGAAGACGAGCTCATCATCGGGATGAACAAGAACAATCCCATGCTTTTTGAGCCCTACCGCATCAATATCAGGACCGGGGAGTATACCCAGATCGCCGAAAACAATGACCCGGCGGAACCGATTACCGGTTGGATGACCGACCACGATGGAAAACTGCGCATAGCGATAAAGACCATTGCCGGCGTAGACCACAGCTTGCTCTACCGGGACAGTGAGGAGGACAATTTTCGGACGGTTATTACCACGAACTTCAAGGAGAGCATGGAGCCCATTTTCTTCGAATTCGATAACAGCAGCGTCGTCTATGCTGTTACCAACATCGGGCGGGACCGCAGTGAAATTGTAAAGTTTGACATGGCTGCCGGCAAAGAGACAGGCGAGGTTTTATTTTCCCACCCGGAAGTAGATGCGGGCAGCCTGGCCCACTCCCGCAAACGCAAGGTGGTTACCGGCGCCATATACACCACCTGGAAACGGGAGATCAAATTTTTTGATGAAGAGCGCCGAAAGTTGCAGGAGTATCTTGAAAAGGAGCTGCCGGGATACGAAGTGGTACTGACCAGTTCTAATAAAAATGAAGACAAATTCATGGTGCGTACCTACAGCGACCGCTCACTGGGCGCCTACTACTATTACGATCAACCGGCAGGCAAACTGGAAAAGATCATCGAGGTGAGCCCCTGGCTGGATGAGCAGGACATGGCCTCCATGAAGCCGGTGCAATATACTTCCCGCGATGGCCTCGCCATCCATGGGTACCTGACGTTGCCGGGGGGTAAAGCCTCCGCCGGCCTTCCGGTGGTAGTTAATCCTCATGGCGGACCCTGGGTGCGCGACAGCTGGGGCTACAATCCGGAAGTGCAACTGCTGGCCAGCCACGGCTATGCGGTGCTGCAGGTCAACTACCGGGGCAGCACCGGCTACGGCAGAGATTTCTGGCAGAAAGGCTTTAAACAGTGGGGGCGCGCCATGCAGGACGATATTACCGATGGCGTCAACTGGCTCGTGCGGGAAGGCATTGCCGACCCGAAACGAATCGCCATCTACGGCGCGAGCTACGGTGGGTACGCCACCCTGGCCGGCATCGCCTTCACGCCGGAACTCTACGCCTGCGGAGTAGACTACGTTGGCGTTTCCAACCTGTTTACTTTTATGAACACCATTCCTCCCTACTGGAAGCCTTACCTGGAGATGCTCTACGAAATGGTCGGCCACCCGGAAGAGGATAAGGAACTGCTGGAAGCAAGCTCTCCCGTTTTTCACATCGGACGGATACAGGCGCCGTTGTTCGTCGTTCAGGGCGCCAACGACCCGCGCGTGAATATCGACGAGTCCGACCAGATCGTCCGTTCCCTGCGCAGCCGGGGCATCGATGTGCCGTACATGGTGAAATACAACGAAGGGCATGGTTTTTCCAATGAGGAGAACCGCTTCGAGTTTTATAAGGCCATGCTGGGCTTTCTGGAGAAGCATATGAAGTAG
- a CDS encoding glycosyltransferase family 39 protein, translating into MKSHLSPIFWPGLWSLVLAKLGLHVYTNTLWGFHRDEFLYLSLGRHLDWGYWSNPPFIGWASAFLQATIGDSLFAIRLFPMLVSCALLVLVVLMARELGAGRYGQFLAGISMLLTPANLRPGMLFQPVMPDIFFWGLLAYLVIRYINTEQRRYILFFGLVFGLSFLNKYATVFALLGISGALLLSPYRRVLWSREAGLAAALALALILPNLLWQYRYGFPVVNHMQELAENQLINVRVKDFLTSQLFMNLPVIPVWMAGLIWLFRPANRRFRLLGWYFVMVFLLLLVLRGKPYYTLGLYPPLIAAGGVWWETFLRRAWLRVAFPIVIFLLLLPVLPLGLPVLPLPAMMQYCAYLIDKVGFEGPMRWEDGRIHPLPQDYADMLGWEELGKLAAEAFRAAGGEDVLLYCENYGQAGAVDYYSKGKGLPPAVSFSDTYRLWLPRITKATALIYINDELGDDVAELFGDIQAVGAITNPHARERGTTVYLCRQPRRPLAQFWEERVAEVAGR; encoded by the coding sequence ATGAAAAGCCACCTCTCTCCCATTTTCTGGCCGGGCCTGTGGTCCCTGGTTCTGGCAAAGCTGGGCCTGCACGTGTACACCAACACCCTTTGGGGGTTTCACCGCGACGAATTCCTGTATCTTTCTCTGGGCCGCCACCTCGACTGGGGTTACTGGTCGAACCCGCCGTTTATTGGTTGGGCGAGCGCTTTTTTGCAGGCAACAATAGGCGACAGCCTCTTTGCCATTCGGCTATTTCCCATGCTGGTAAGTTGCGCCCTACTCGTCCTGGTAGTGCTGATGGCCCGTGAACTGGGCGCCGGGCGCTACGGCCAGTTCCTCGCCGGGATTAGCATGCTGCTGACGCCGGCCAACCTGCGGCCAGGCATGCTCTTCCAGCCGGTCATGCCGGATATTTTCTTCTGGGGCCTGCTGGCCTATCTGGTCATCCGGTACATCAATACGGAGCAGCGGCGCTACATCCTGTTCTTTGGCCTGGTTTTCGGGCTCAGTTTTCTGAATAAGTACGCTACGGTTTTTGCCCTTCTGGGCATATCCGGCGCGCTGTTGCTCAGCCCTTACCGCCGGGTGTTGTGGAGCAGGGAAGCGGGCCTGGCGGCGGCGCTTGCCCTGGCGCTGATCCTGCCCAACCTCTTATGGCAGTACCGGTATGGTTTTCCGGTAGTAAACCACATGCAGGAGCTGGCGGAGAATCAGTTGATCAATGTGCGGGTCAAAGATTTTCTCACTTCGCAGTTGTTTATGAACCTGCCGGTGATACCGGTATGGATGGCGGGACTGATCTGGCTTTTCCGGCCGGCCAATCGCCGCTTCCGGCTGTTGGGGTGGTACTTTGTGATGGTTTTTCTGTTGCTGCTCGTACTGCGGGGCAAGCCCTACTATACATTAGGCCTTTATCCGCCACTCATCGCCGCCGGCGGGGTATGGTGGGAAACCTTTCTGCGCAGGGCCTGGCTGCGTGTAGCCTTTCCCATAGTTATCTTCTTGCTTCTGCTGCCTGTCCTGCCATTGGGCCTGCCGGTACTGCCCCTGCCTGCAATGATGCAATACTGCGCCTACCTTATCGATAAAGTAGGCTTCGAAGGCCCGATGCGCTGGGAGGACGGCCGCATACACCCCCTGCCACAGGATTATGCCGATATGTTGGGGTGGGAAGAGCTGGGGAAGCTGGCCGCTGAAGCCTTCCGGGCTGCCGGTGGAGAGGATGTCCTGCTCTATTGCGAAAATTACGGCCAGGCCGGCGCAGTTGATTATTACAGTAAAGGAAAAGGCCTGCCGCCGGCTGTCAGCTTCAGCGACACCTACCGCCTTTGGCTGCCCCGCATCACCAAGGCAACGGCGCTGATCTACATCAATGATGAACTGGGAGATGATGTGGCCGAGCTGTTCGGAGACATTCAGGCCGTCGGCGCCATAACCAATCCCCATGCCCGGGAGCGGGGCACTACCGTTTACCTCTGCCGGCAGCCGCGCCGGCCTCTGGCTCAATTTTGGGAAGAAAGGGTGGCCGAAGTGGCCGGAAGGTAA
- a CDS encoding SCP2 sterol-binding domain-containing protein: MTLEAITEQFVKTAARVPAIGQSVKFVFEQGPVHIDLANEQAVVTNEDKGADCVITTRIETLDAIRRGELNIMKALMSGKVKIRGDMALAMKLPSLIQ; encoded by the coding sequence ATGACACTGGAAGCCATAACCGAGCAATTCGTCAAAACCGCCGCCCGGGTTCCCGCCATAGGGCAATCCGTTAAGTTTGTCTTCGAGCAGGGCCCCGTGCACATCGACCTGGCCAACGAGCAGGCTGTAGTGACCAATGAAGACAAAGGCGCCGACTGCGTGATCACCACCCGGATCGAGACCCTCGACGCCATCCGCCGGGGCGAACTCAATATCATGAAGGCGTTGATGAGCGGCAAGGTGAAGATCAGAGGCGATATGGCGCTGGCGATGAAGTTGCCCTCTTTAATTCAATAA
- a CDS encoding dipeptide epimerase yields the protein MQLKIHTYELKLKHTFSISHESRDVMPSLIVELTQDGHSGYGEATETRYYGVTLEGMKKTLEQLRPVIERTPLATPEAFWESMHSHLAAHPFVLCALDQAAHDLYGKLQGKPVYELWGLKPENLPLSNFTIGMASIGKMVEKMKEQPWPIYKVKLGTDHDIEIIEALREHTDAIFRVDANTAWTAEQTIANAPRLKELGVEFIEQPLKATDWEGMKLVHRESVLPVIADESCHIEADVAYCYGFFHGVNVKLMKCGGLTPARRMVEHARWLGLKVMVGCMTESSVGISAIAQLLPLLDYVDMDGALLLSNDPATGVELVDGHARFPKANGTGAGLKA from the coding sequence ATGCAATTAAAAATCCACACCTACGAACTGAAACTGAAGCACACCTTTTCCATCTCCCATGAATCCAGGGATGTGATGCCCAGCCTCATCGTCGAGCTTACCCAGGATGGCCACTCCGGTTACGGGGAAGCCACCGAAACCCGCTATTACGGCGTGACGCTGGAAGGCATGAAAAAAACGCTGGAACAACTCAGGCCGGTTATTGAGCGTACGCCCCTTGCTACTCCGGAGGCATTTTGGGAAAGCATGCACAGCCATCTGGCCGCCCACCCCTTTGTGCTCTGCGCGCTGGACCAGGCCGCGCACGACCTCTACGGCAAGCTGCAGGGCAAGCCCGTGTATGAACTCTGGGGGCTGAAGCCGGAAAACCTGCCTTTGTCCAACTTTACCATCGGCATGGCCAGCATTGGGAAAATGGTGGAGAAGATGAAAGAGCAGCCCTGGCCGATCTACAAAGTGAAATTGGGTACGGATCACGACATCGAGATCATCGAAGCCTTGCGGGAGCACACGGACGCCATTTTCCGCGTAGACGCCAATACCGCCTGGACGGCTGAGCAAACCATTGCCAACGCACCCAGGCTGAAGGAACTGGGCGTGGAGTTCATCGAGCAACCCCTCAAAGCTACTGACTGGGAAGGCATGAAGCTGGTTCACCGCGAGAGCGTGTTGCCGGTCATCGCCGATGAGAGCTGCCATATCGAGGCGGATGTTGCCTATTGTTATGGTTTTTTCCATGGCGTGAATGTGAAATTGATGAAGTGCGGCGGCCTGACCCCTGCCCGCCGCATGGTGGAGCACGCTCGCTGGCTGGGCCTCAAAGTGATGGTGGGCTGTATGACCGAATCCTCCGTCGGCATCTCCGCTATTGCTCAGTTGCTGCCCTTGCTCGACTATGTGGACATGGACGGAGCGCTGCTGCTGAGCAATGACCCGGCTACTGGCGTAGAATTGGTGGATGGCCATGCGCGCTTTCCAAAGGCGAACGGCACGGGAGCAGGGTTGAAAGCGTGA
- a CDS encoding aminotransferase class I/II-fold pyridoxal phosphate-dependent enzyme: protein MEHKNIILEAMPDRSIDINGRKYLYFSGTSYLGMARNEAFQELLRDGLARYGANFGGSRLGNIRFSVFEEAETWLAGFAGAPAALTVSSGSLAGRLLVEHLRGKAAFYFAPGTHPALWGEGDYCEGVFEDWVEYILGEAAGGQGHLALFANSVDPLLVRKNPFGWLQQLPEGRPITMVVDDSHGFGVCGPHGSGVWKELKAPHNVEILAISSLGKALGIPGGLILGSREMIERIWHSPFFGGASPAPPAYLYAMLKAVPLYRQAHQKLLANIRRFEKVAGQLALLHSFGDYPAFYTPEAALAPWLEEKGCLISQFAYPTPEDEPVTRIVLSALHENEDIDYLAGAVQAYAAEEMQ, encoded by the coding sequence ATGGAGCATAAGAATATTATACTGGAAGCCATGCCTGACCGCAGCATTGACATTAACGGCCGCAAGTACCTTTATTTTAGCGGCACCTCCTACCTGGGCATGGCGCGCAATGAGGCTTTTCAGGAACTTTTGCGGGATGGGCTGGCCCGGTATGGCGCCAACTTCGGCGGTTCCCGCCTGGGCAACATAAGATTCTCCGTATTTGAGGAAGCGGAAACATGGCTGGCCGGGTTTGCCGGCGCGCCGGCTGCCCTGACGGTATCCTCCGGCTCTCTGGCGGGCCGCCTGCTGGTAGAACACCTCCGGGGAAAGGCGGCCTTTTACTTTGCTCCTGGCACCCACCCTGCCCTTTGGGGCGAAGGAGACTATTGCGAAGGGGTTTTCGAGGATTGGGTGGAATACATTCTCGGGGAGGCAGCGGGCGGGCAGGGCCATCTGGCGCTCTTTGCCAATTCAGTCGACCCCCTGCTGGTTCGAAAAAATCCCTTCGGGTGGCTGCAACAGCTGCCGGAAGGCCGCCCGATAACGATGGTGGTGGACGATTCCCACGGTTTTGGCGTATGTGGACCCCATGGTTCCGGAGTGTGGAAGGAATTGAAAGCTCCGCATAATGTCGAGATCCTTGCCATCAGCTCGTTGGGCAAGGCGCTGGGCATCCCCGGCGGGCTGATCCTGGGCTCCCGGGAAATGATAGAACGTATTTGGCATAGCCCTTTTTTCGGCGGCGCTTCTCCGGCTCCGCCTGCCTACCTCTACGCCATGCTGAAAGCGGTCCCTCTTTACCGGCAAGCACACCAAAAGCTTCTGGCCAATATCCGGCGTTTTGAAAAGGTTGCCGGCCAACTGGCGCTGCTGCATTCCTTCGGCGATTACCCGGCCTTTTATACCCCGGAAGCCGCCCTGGCGCCCTGGCTGGAAGAAAAGGGCTGCCTCATCTCTCAGTTCGCCTACCCCACGCCTGAAGACGAGCCCGTGACCCGTATCGTGCTCAGCGCTTTGCACGAAAATGAGGATATTGATTATCTTGCCGGCGCCGTTCAGGCCTATGCCGCGGAAGAGATGCAATGA
- a CDS encoding serine hydrolase, whose protein sequence is MKHTLLTLALMAYCSLAFTQENVLQQLLERAEDSLLQEVLAHPEQFQLQLIYTRIDRDADNRPTFTSYPYNVDSNLYFYPASTVKMPAAFLALEKLNELNILGLDKYANMQTEAGRAPQTAVSRDSSSENGLPSIAHYIKKIFLVSDNDAYNRLYEFLGQEYLNRKLQEKGYQNLRIIHRLSVSGFDVEGNRYTNPVSFYDGDSLLYHQGEVYSSFYPNLRLKEQVRGVAYMDDEGKIIPEPFDFRYKNFVSLQDLHDLLKAVMFPEAIPAEKRFNLTDEDYRFLWKYMSMLPRESEYPRYEEWDSYVKFFLFGNSKDSIPDHIRIFNKVGDAYGFLTDVAYIVDFKNKVEFLLAANIHVNKNQTYNDGVYEYDEIGFPVLARLGRMVYAYELGRGRGYVPDLERFK, encoded by the coding sequence ATGAAACATACCCTCCTCACCCTTGCCCTAATGGCCTATTGCTCCCTGGCCTTCACACAGGAAAATGTCCTGCAACAACTGTTGGAGCGAGCGGAAGACAGCCTTTTGCAGGAAGTACTGGCCCATCCCGAACAGTTCCAGCTGCAGCTGATCTACACCCGGATCGACCGGGATGCGGACAACCGGCCAACGTTTACCTCCTATCCTTATAATGTCGACTCCAACCTCTATTTTTACCCGGCCAGCACCGTCAAAATGCCCGCCGCCTTTCTGGCGCTGGAAAAGCTGAATGAACTCAATATCCTGGGCCTGGATAAATACGCCAATATGCAGACGGAAGCGGGGCGGGCGCCTCAAACTGCGGTGTCCCGGGACAGCAGTTCGGAGAATGGGTTGCCCTCTATCGCTCATTACATCAAAAAGATTTTCCTGGTCAGCGATAACGACGCCTACAACCGCCTCTACGAATTCCTGGGGCAGGAATACCTCAACCGAAAACTCCAGGAGAAAGGTTATCAAAACCTGCGCATCATCCACCGGCTCTCGGTGAGCGGGTTTGATGTGGAAGGCAACCGCTACACCAACCCGGTCAGCTTCTACGACGGAGATTCCCTGCTGTACCATCAGGGGGAAGTGTACAGCTCCTTTTATCCCAACCTAAGGCTCAAAGAACAGGTGCGGGGGGTCGCTTATATGGATGATGAGGGCAAGATCATCCCGGAACCCTTTGATTTCCGATACAAGAATTTTGTTTCCCTTCAGGACCTGCACGACCTTTTAAAGGCGGTGATGTTCCCGGAGGCCATACCTGCTGAAAAGCGGTTCAACCTCACCGATGAAGATTACCGCTTCCTATGGAAATACATGTCTATGCTTCCCCGCGAGAGCGAGTATCCCCGCTACGAAGAATGGGACAGCTACGTCAAATTCTTCCTGTTCGGGAACAGCAAGGATTCCATTCCCGATCATATCCGCATTTTCAACAAGGTGGGCGACGCCTACGGCTTCCTCACCGATGTGGCCTACATAGTGGATTTTAAAAACAAGGTGGAGTTCCTGCTGGCCGCCAACATCCACGTCAATAAAAACCAAACGTATAACGATGGGGTGTACGAGTACGATGAGATCGGCTTCCCGGTGCTGGCGCGGCTGGGGCGAATGGTGTATGCGTATGAATTGGGGCGGGGGAGGGGGTATGTTCCGGATTTGGAAAGGTTTAAGTAA
- a CDS encoding restriction endonuclease translates to MSKKEKHTSEFEMALNGFVEDLKKYVSTDTGEWTIKGFIDIYKNIYTISSDTKIVSKILEIHIFPEILRFAEKANYKIILAEHQNWYPDLTFVHKENDKIKFALDLKTTFRRNKKSAGFTLGSHGSYFKERDKDKNIQFPYNQYTGHYCLGVIYTRVDFDDDLADTEIYQVNDLEEQYGNTKDPIGERQVTKIENLKSITSVIKDFDFFAAPKWKIASDGRGSGNTANIGSIKDIADLKAGRGVFSNLGEEWFDEYWINYGSVTMVKDGKSVPITNIWDFLEFKGRKDLFDKVGRGAKKRKKK, encoded by the coding sequence ATGAGCAAGAAGGAGAAACATACTTCCGAATTTGAAATGGCTTTAAATGGTTTTGTTGAAGATTTAAAAAAATATGTTTCGACCGATACGGGGGAATGGACAATAAAGGGCTTTATAGATATTTATAAAAACATATACACAATTTCGTCAGATACAAAAATTGTGTCTAAAATACTTGAGATTCACATTTTTCCTGAAATTTTGAGATTTGCTGAAAAGGCAAATTATAAGATAATTTTGGCAGAACACCAGAATTGGTATCCCGACCTTACTTTTGTTCATAAAGAAAATGACAAGATAAAGTTTGCGTTGGATTTAAAAACAACTTTTCGAAGAAATAAGAAATCGGCAGGATTTACTCTTGGGAGTCACGGAAGCTATTTCAAAGAGAGGGATAAAGATAAAAACATACAGTTCCCTTACAATCAATATACCGGACATTATTGCCTGGGAGTAATATATACAAGAGTCGATTTCGATGACGACCTGGCAGATACGGAAATATATCAAGTAAACGACCTTGAAGAGCAATATGGCAATACAAAAGACCCAATTGGTGAACGACAAGTAACCAAGATAGAAAACTTGAAGTCCATTACTTCTGTTATCAAGGATTTTGACTTTTTTGCAGCTCCTAAGTGGAAAATCGCTAGCGATGGAAGAGGTTCCGGAAATACTGCGAATATTGGTTCTATTAAAGATATTGCCGATTTGAAAGCGGGGCGAGGAGTCTTTAGCAATTTAGGAGAGGAATGGTTTGATGAATATTGGATAAACTATGGTAGTGTAACTATGGTTAAAGATGGAAAATCTGTGCCAATCACCAATATTTGGGATTTTTTAGAATTTAAGGGAAGAAAGGATTTATTTGACAAAGTAGGCAGAGGAGCTAAAAAAAGGAAAAAGAAATGA
- a CDS encoding Dam family site-specific DNA-(adenine-N6)-methyltransferase: MKVFVPPIKSQGIKTKLIEWISSNVEEMSFDRWVEPFMGTGVVAFNVRPKNALLCDSNPHIIEFYNSIKSGEITSRLVRKHLTVEGEKLFKTEGKYYYTVRDRFNEEGNPLDFLFLSRSCFNGMMRFNKKGGFNVPFCKKPNRFAQALVTKITNQVENISIIIQNGNFTFKNQDFQKTLGEITSSDLVYSDPPYIGRHVDYFDSWSEEEEKVLKNGLVASEAKFVLSTWLSNKYRVNNYIFEIWKDCFVTTKEHFYHVGAKESNRNAVYEALLSNVKLKNSISNSEMKSRVESDQSHLTTKPKVYDRPKQLKLSLEEEEQEIMYKG; the protein is encoded by the coding sequence ATGAAGGTATTTGTACCGCCCATAAAGTCACAAGGAATAAAAACGAAACTAATCGAATGGATTTCTTCAAACGTTGAAGAAATGAGTTTCGACAGGTGGGTAGAACCTTTTATGGGGACCGGGGTTGTTGCTTTCAACGTAAGGCCTAAGAATGCACTTTTATGCGACAGCAATCCGCATATTATAGAGTTTTATAATTCTATAAAGAGCGGAGAGATTACCAGCCGATTAGTTCGTAAACACTTAACGGTTGAAGGAGAAAAGTTATTTAAGACAGAAGGAAAGTATTATTATACAGTAAGGGATAGATTTAATGAAGAAGGAAACCCTTTAGATTTCCTTTTTTTAAGCCGTTCCTGCTTTAATGGAATGATGCGTTTTAATAAAAAAGGAGGCTTTAACGTGCCATTCTGCAAAAAGCCCAATCGTTTTGCTCAAGCATTGGTTACAAAAATAACCAATCAAGTTGAGAACATATCGATTATTATTCAGAATGGCAATTTCACTTTTAAAAACCAGGATTTCCAAAAAACTTTAGGAGAGATCACGTCTTCCGATTTGGTCTATTCTGATCCTCCATATATCGGGAGGCATGTTGATTATTTTGATTCCTGGTCTGAAGAGGAAGAAAAGGTTTTAAAAAATGGACTGGTGGCATCAGAAGCCAAGTTCGTCCTTTCAACTTGGTTGAGCAATAAATACAGGGTTAACAATTATATTTTTGAAATTTGGAAGGACTGCTTCGTAACAACAAAAGAACATTTTTACCATGTGGGGGCAAAAGAATCCAATAGGAATGCAGTTTACGAAGCCTTGTTATCAAATGTGAAATTAAAAAACAGCATCTCAAATTCAGAGATGAAGTCCAGAGTAGAATCTGATCAATCCCACCTCACAACAAAACCTAAGGTGTACGATAGGCCTAAACAGCTCAAATTGTCACTTGAAGAGGAAGAGCAGGAAATAATGTATAAGGGATAA